Proteins from one Parasteatoda tepidariorum isolate YZ-2023 chromosome 4, CAS_Ptep_4.0, whole genome shotgun sequence genomic window:
- the LOC107445147 gene encoding uncharacterized protein, with protein sequence MIILTIQTVVIIIMLVLVSLKSIKSNLEIELLQSLDRALQCTRPSPPEQPVIAMTPRRISQLVALIKTNIETPNCIGRLPDKRFSLEDETTWNFCVFGTCEENICRCLRTHTGYNCAYYKKKNCWMMYCFLEGCQPSVQSLYCSCNPILYGTKVLTGQYWYNNVNKPMSLPPPINWKGKDFISKEGLNSQLEKEQGIQKDVIPSEMIRAGNISQDFHIDSSRKSDLGNFQLKKTFTKTADHNLIKINQNADNTNDQDKTANLALQEEVTETKTNKETEDVKEALEEAVEESSAFVFISNEYFVISIAVLCNLYIFLFIT encoded by the exons ATG attattttgactATCCAGACTGTTGTCATCATAATTATGCTCgtattagtttctttaaaatccaTCAAATCAAACCTTGAAATTGAATTGCTACAAAGTTTAGATCGAGCCTTGCAATGTACTCGTCCCTCGCCACCAGAACAGCCTGTAATAGCCATGACTCCTCGCCGTATATCACAACTTGTTGctttaatcaaaacaaatatagaaA CTCCTAACTGCATTGGACGCTTACCTGATAAACGCTTTAGCCTAGAGGATGAAACAACCTGGAATTTCTGCGTATTTGGTACTTGTGAAGAAAAT aTATGTCGATGCCTTCGAACTCATACGGGATATAACTGTGCCtattataagaagaaaaactgTTGGATGATGTACTGCTTCCTTGAAGGTTGCCAACCATCTGTACAAAGTCTGTATTGTTCATGCAATCCAATTTTATATGGGACTAAAGTTTTAA ctGGACAATATTGGTACAACAACGTAAATAAACCTATGTCTCTACCACCACCTATCAATTGGAAGGGTAAGGACTTTATCAGCAAAGAAGGCTTAAATTCTCAACTAGAGAAAG AGCAAGGAATACAGAAAGATGTAATTCCTTCAGAAATGATTCGAGCCGGAAATATATCTCAAGATTTTCACATCGATTCTTCCAGAAAAAGCGATTTaggaaattttcaattgaaaaaaacttttacgaaAACGGCAGatcataatttaatcaaaataaatcaaaatgctGATAACACCAATGATCAAGACAAGACGGCTAATCTTGCATTACAAGAGGAAGTTAcggaaacaaaaacaaataaggaAACAGAAGACGTAAAGGAAGCATTAGAAGAAGCTGTAGAGGAATCATCAGCATTTGTTTTCATAAGTAacgaatattttgtaataagtaTTGCTGTATTGtgtaatctatatatttttttatttataacataa